Proteins encoded in a region of the Takifugu flavidus isolate HTHZ2018 chromosome 10, ASM371156v2, whole genome shotgun sequence genome:
- the tax1bp1b gene encoding tax1-binding protein 1 homolog B isoform X2, with protein sequence MALFLDGTLQNDMDTSNFAHVIFQNVGKSYLPHAALECHYTLTQFIRPHPKDWVGIFKVGWSTARDYYTFLWSPLPENYVEGTGVHRTVVFQGYYVPNDDGEFYQFCYVTHKGEIRGASTPFQFRANSPSADELLTVEDECNSDILVVTTKAGFLEQKVEETQREKEELVKKVALLEQEKEQLEAEKENLKKECEEEKETCAQLRRENQEVQSSSQALQEEKEEVKRRLEEANARVVQLEEDLIGVTQKGLQKETELDNLKDRLKKFTVEKEALESQLKNEKDEKELYKIHLKNRELENTKLSAELQMLKSVDVNKENTIAQFKEEVGRLQACLTEKDKQYREILAKVSPLADVKVLKEQLRQKEEQLQANQQQLSLLAAELRDTSSTRDRTMSELYHMKLEADALRQAKAEAQAQSTQLKTLIEQMKAEAKQEAAKAAEEETADPAVVAELQREVEDLKLRLHMAAEHYKEKYKECQRLQKQVLRLSEQQGDVKRTSAQEALNIPATLSPDTSVPGSPGSADPMLEVIIQEKLKGISREASDRNDKYRKCKQLLMEEKDRSCMYADELAKLELKFKEQLKTNENLKLQLAAEEDRYKSQVAERGRELKEVKDTLALVCKEKEKLQEYPVPYTQDAPTPLLVAQSPSKLQFGNPYSISDPKDDEDEEFSDNQLLRLPPVGPPSWDSNVVCIQPTRNPSRPEGHEEPEEKQNNNNNNDNPNKEPPAAETRSTFVNDGQTAFCFDPSMDMKRCPLCEVIFPPNYDQNKFEEHVESHWKICPMCSEQFPLDCDQKVFEAHVLTHFEGHQLNFD encoded by the exons GTTGGCTGGAGCACAGCAAGGGACTATTACACATTCTTGTGGTCACCTCTCCCTGAGAACTATGTGGAAGGAACAGGAGTCCACAGAACAGTGGTCTTTCAGG GTTATTATGTGCCCAACGATGATGGTGAATTCTACCAGTTCtgttatgtgacccacaaagggGAGATTCGTGGGGCCAGTACACCGTTTCAGTTTCGGGCCAACAGTCCGTCAGCGGATGAACTTCTGACAGTGGAGGATGAATGCAACTCTGACATCCTGGTTGTCACAACCAAGGCCGGTTTCCTGGAG CAAAAGGTGGAAGAAActcaaagagagaaagaagagctgGTCAAAAAGGTGGCTCTcctggagcaggaaaaggagCAGCTAGAAGCTGAAAAGGAGAACCTTAAGaaggagtgtgaggaggagaaggagacatGTGCCCAGCTCAGAAGAGAGAATCAA GAGGTGCAGAGCTCTTCCCAGGCcctgcaagaagaaaaagaggaagtaaAGAGAAGACTGGAGGAGGCCAACGCCAGAGTTGTTCAGCTGGAAGAAGATCTGATCGGAGTAACTCAGAAGGGCCTTCAAAAAGAAACTGAGTTGGACAA cCTTAAGGATCGTTTGAAGAAGTTCACAGTAGAGAAGGAAGCTCTTGAGTCTCAactcaaaaatgaaaaagacgAGAAGGAGCTTTACAAG attCATCTGAAAAACAGGGAACTGGAAAATACTAAGCTGAGTGCGGAGCTACAGATGCTGAAATCTGTGGACGTGAACAAGGAAAACACCATTGCCCAGTTTAAAGAGGAGGTGGGGCGACTGCAGGCGTGCCTCACTGAGAAGGACAAACAGTACCGGGAGATCCTGGCCAAAGTCTCGCCCCTG GCCGACGTCAAGGTCCTTAAAGAGCAGCTGAGACAGAAGGAAGAACAGCTCCAGGCCAACCAGCAGCAGTTGTCTTTATTAGCTGCTGAGCTGAGGGACACCTCAAGCACCCGCGATCGCACCATGTCCGAGCTTTACCACATGAAGCTGGAGGCAGACGCCCTCCGCCAGGCCAAGGCTGAAGCTCAGGCTCAGTCTACCCAGCTGAAGACCCTCATAGAGCAGATGAAGGCAGAGGCAAAGCAAGAGGCT GCCaaagctgcagaagaagaaactgcaGACCCAGCTGTggttgcagagctgcagagagaggtggaggaccTGAAGCTGCGTCTCCACATGGCAGCAGAGCACTACAAGGAGAAATACAAGGAATGCCAGCGACTTCAAAAACAAGTTCTAAGACTCTCAGAACAACAAGGG GATGTGAAGAGAACTTCAGCCCAGGAAGCTCTGAACATCCCTGCAACACTCAGTCCAGACACATCAGTCCCAG GAAGTCCAGGTTCTGCTGATCCCATGCTGGAAGTCATCATTCAGGAGAAGCTTAAAGGCATCAGCAGAGAAGCGTCCGACAGGAATGACAAGTACCGGAAATGCAAACAGTTGCTAATG GAGGAGAAGGATCGTAGCTGCATGTACGCTGATGAGTTGGCTAAGTTGGAGTTGAAATTTAAAGAACAGCTGAAGACCAATGAAAACCTTAAACTCCAGCTGGCAGCAGAGGAAGACCGCTACAAG AGCCAGGTAGCTGAAAGAGGACGGGAGCTCAAAGAAGTGAAGGACACGCTCGCCCTTGTTtgtaaagagaaggaaaaactaCAAGAG TACCCTGTCCCATACACACAAGATGCCCCCACCCCTTTGCTGGTCGCTCAGAGCCCCAGCAAGCTGCAGTTTGGGAACCCCTACTCCATTTCAGACCCAAAAG atgatgaagatgaggaattCTCAGATAACCAACTGCTTAGACTACCCCCCGTGGGTCCACCCTCCTGGGACAGCAACGTGGTCTGCATCCAACCCACGCGCAACCCCAGCCGCCCAGAAGGCCacgaggagccagaggagaagcaaaacaacaacaacaacaac GATAATCCCAACAAAGAGCCCCCGGCAGCAGAGACCCGCAGCACCTTTGTCAACGATGGTCAGACTGCCTTCTGCTTTGATCCCAG catggACATGAAGCGCTGCCCGCTCTGCGAGGTCATCTTCCCGCCCAACTACGATCAGAACAAGTTCGAGGAGCACGTGGAGAGCCACTGGAAGATCTGCCCCATGTGTAGCGAGCAGTTTCCCCTGGACTGCGACCAGAAGGTGTTCGAGGCTCACGTGCTCACTCACTTCGAAGGCCACCAGCTCAACTTTGACTAG
- the tax1bp1b gene encoding tax1-binding protein 1 homolog B isoform X1, which yields MALFLDGTLQNDMDTSNFAHVIFQNVGKSYLPHAALECHYTLTQFIRPHPKDWVGIFKVGWSTARDYYTFLWSPLPENYVEGTGVHRTVVFQGYYVPNDDGEFYQFCYVTHKGEIRGASTPFQFRANSPSADELLTVEDECNSDILVVTTKAGFLEQKVEETQREKEELVKKVALLEQEKEQLEAEKENLKKECEEEKETCAQLRRENQEVQSSSQALQEEKEEVKRRLEEANARVVQLEEDLIGVTQKGLQKETELDNLKDRLKKFTVEKEALESQLKNEKDEKELYKIHLKNRELENTKLSAELQMLKSVDVNKENTIAQFKEEVGRLQACLTEKDKQYREILAKVSPLADVKVLKEQLRQKEEQLQANQQQLSLLAAELRDTSSTRDRTMSELYHMKLEADALRQAKAEAQAQSTQLKTLIEQMKAEAKQEAAKAAEEETADPAVVAELQREVEDLKLRLHMAAEHYKEKYKECQRLQKQVLRLSEQQGDVKRTSAQEALNIPATLSPDTSVPGSPGSADPMLEVIIQEKLKGISREASDRNDKYRKCKQLLMEEKDRSCMYADELAKLELKFKEQLKTNENLKLQLAAEEDRYKSQVAERGRELKEVKDTLALVCKEKEKLQEELQKVNGGRKGDQGGSQKTSLESNQPSVPLFLQYPVPYTQDAPTPLLVAQSPSKLQFGNPYSISDPKDDEDEEFSDNQLLRLPPVGPPSWDSNVVCIQPTRNPSRPEGHEEPEEKQNNNNNNDNPNKEPPAAETRSTFVNDGQTAFCFDPSMDMKRCPLCEVIFPPNYDQNKFEEHVESHWKICPMCSEQFPLDCDQKVFEAHVLTHFEGHQLNFD from the exons GTTGGCTGGAGCACAGCAAGGGACTATTACACATTCTTGTGGTCACCTCTCCCTGAGAACTATGTGGAAGGAACAGGAGTCCACAGAACAGTGGTCTTTCAGG GTTATTATGTGCCCAACGATGATGGTGAATTCTACCAGTTCtgttatgtgacccacaaagggGAGATTCGTGGGGCCAGTACACCGTTTCAGTTTCGGGCCAACAGTCCGTCAGCGGATGAACTTCTGACAGTGGAGGATGAATGCAACTCTGACATCCTGGTTGTCACAACCAAGGCCGGTTTCCTGGAG CAAAAGGTGGAAGAAActcaaagagagaaagaagagctgGTCAAAAAGGTGGCTCTcctggagcaggaaaaggagCAGCTAGAAGCTGAAAAGGAGAACCTTAAGaaggagtgtgaggaggagaaggagacatGTGCCCAGCTCAGAAGAGAGAATCAA GAGGTGCAGAGCTCTTCCCAGGCcctgcaagaagaaaaagaggaagtaaAGAGAAGACTGGAGGAGGCCAACGCCAGAGTTGTTCAGCTGGAAGAAGATCTGATCGGAGTAACTCAGAAGGGCCTTCAAAAAGAAACTGAGTTGGACAA cCTTAAGGATCGTTTGAAGAAGTTCACAGTAGAGAAGGAAGCTCTTGAGTCTCAactcaaaaatgaaaaagacgAGAAGGAGCTTTACAAG attCATCTGAAAAACAGGGAACTGGAAAATACTAAGCTGAGTGCGGAGCTACAGATGCTGAAATCTGTGGACGTGAACAAGGAAAACACCATTGCCCAGTTTAAAGAGGAGGTGGGGCGACTGCAGGCGTGCCTCACTGAGAAGGACAAACAGTACCGGGAGATCCTGGCCAAAGTCTCGCCCCTG GCCGACGTCAAGGTCCTTAAAGAGCAGCTGAGACAGAAGGAAGAACAGCTCCAGGCCAACCAGCAGCAGTTGTCTTTATTAGCTGCTGAGCTGAGGGACACCTCAAGCACCCGCGATCGCACCATGTCCGAGCTTTACCACATGAAGCTGGAGGCAGACGCCCTCCGCCAGGCCAAGGCTGAAGCTCAGGCTCAGTCTACCCAGCTGAAGACCCTCATAGAGCAGATGAAGGCAGAGGCAAAGCAAGAGGCT GCCaaagctgcagaagaagaaactgcaGACCCAGCTGTggttgcagagctgcagagagaggtggaggaccTGAAGCTGCGTCTCCACATGGCAGCAGAGCACTACAAGGAGAAATACAAGGAATGCCAGCGACTTCAAAAACAAGTTCTAAGACTCTCAGAACAACAAGGG GATGTGAAGAGAACTTCAGCCCAGGAAGCTCTGAACATCCCTGCAACACTCAGTCCAGACACATCAGTCCCAG GAAGTCCAGGTTCTGCTGATCCCATGCTGGAAGTCATCATTCAGGAGAAGCTTAAAGGCATCAGCAGAGAAGCGTCCGACAGGAATGACAAGTACCGGAAATGCAAACAGTTGCTAATG GAGGAGAAGGATCGTAGCTGCATGTACGCTGATGAGTTGGCTAAGTTGGAGTTGAAATTTAAAGAACAGCTGAAGACCAATGAAAACCTTAAACTCCAGCTGGCAGCAGAGGAAGACCGCTACAAG AGCCAGGTAGCTGAAAGAGGACGGGAGCTCAAAGAAGTGAAGGACACGCTCGCCCTTGTTtgtaaagagaaggaaaaactaCAAGAG GAACTCCAAAAGGTCAACGGAGGAAGAAAGGGCGATCAGGGGGGCAGCCAGAAAACCAGTTTGGAGAGTAACCAGCCCAGTGTGCCTTTATTCCTGCAGTACCCTGTCCCATACACACAAGATGCCCCCACCCCTTTGCTGGTCGCTCAGAGCCCCAGCAAGCTGCAGTTTGGGAACCCCTACTCCATTTCAGACCCAAAAG atgatgaagatgaggaattCTCAGATAACCAACTGCTTAGACTACCCCCCGTGGGTCCACCCTCCTGGGACAGCAACGTGGTCTGCATCCAACCCACGCGCAACCCCAGCCGCCCAGAAGGCCacgaggagccagaggagaagcaaaacaacaacaacaacaac GATAATCCCAACAAAGAGCCCCCGGCAGCAGAGACCCGCAGCACCTTTGTCAACGATGGTCAGACTGCCTTCTGCTTTGATCCCAG catggACATGAAGCGCTGCCCGCTCTGCGAGGTCATCTTCCCGCCCAACTACGATCAGAACAAGTTCGAGGAGCACGTGGAGAGCCACTGGAAGATCTGCCCCATGTGTAGCGAGCAGTTTCCCCTGGACTGCGACCAGAAGGTGTTCGAGGCTCACGTGCTCACTCACTTCGAAGGCCACCAGCTCAACTTTGACTAG
- the jazf1b gene encoding juxtaposed with another zinc finger protein 1b, with protein sequence MTGIAAASFFSNACRFGGCGLHFESLSELIAHIEDIHIDTDPRLLEKQEQQQPTYVALSYINRFVTDAARREHEAVKKKVQPKLSLPLTGGLCRSSVPTPPRHSTGNLTPPVTPPITPSSSFRSSTPTGSECDEEDVDFEESDSDESWTTESAISSESILSSMCMNGGDEKPFACPVPGCKKRYKNVNGIKYHAKNGHRTQIRVRKPFKCRCGKSYKTSQGLRHHTINFHPPVSTDIIRKMQQ encoded by the exons ATGACAGGAATCGccgctgcttcttttttttctaacgcCTGCAGGTTCGGGGGCTGCGGGCTCCACTTCGAGTCGCTGAGCGAGCTCATCGCACACATTGAGGATATCCACATCG ACACAGACCCTCGTCTTCTGgaaaagcaggagcagcagcagcccaccTACGTCGCCCTCAGTTACATCAACAG GTTCGTGACGGACGCCGCGCGGCGAGAGCACGAGGCCGTGAAGAAGAAGGTGCAGCCCAAGCTGTCGCTGCCTCTGACAGGCGGCCTGTGTCGCAGCAGCGTTCCCACGCCGCCTCGCCACAGCACTGGAAACCTCACCCCTCCGGTCACGCCACCCATCacaccttcctcttcctttcgCAGCAGCACACCAACAG GTAGCGAGTGCGACGAGGAGGATGTGGACTTCGAGGAGTCCGACAGCGACGAGTCGTGGACCACGGAGAGCGCCATCAGCTCCGAGTCCATCCTCAGTTCGATGTGCATGAACGGAGGAGACGAGAAGCCGTTCGCTTGTCCCGTGCCGGGTTGTAAAAAGAGGTACAAG AATGTAAATGGGATCAAGTATCACGCCAAGAACGGCCACCGAACCCAGATAAGAGTGCGCAAACCTTTCAAGTGCCGGTGCGGGAAGAGCTACAAAACATCTCAGGGTCTCCGCCACCACACCATCAACTTCCACCCACCCGTCTCCACTGACATCATCCGCAAGATGCAACAGTAG